AACTGACACTGACTGGCTGGATAACTGAATGGCTGACTGAATTGAGGGAACACACGGAAAGGACAACATCACacgaacatcaatgacacgacaaagaactggtgaaaccgaggagcttaaatacacaggttgAATGATTACAATGATTAGAAACGGGTGAGTACagggctgaacataatctgactaatgacacaagctgacatgggaaaaacaggaagtgagaacattAATGTGgcaaactaaactgaacatgaacagaactgaatcactgggtcaccgacccaggaaccctgacattCAGTTTCTTACAGCCACTTTGTAAAGACTTTAATATCACAATCTTAAAAAGAAGATAAATTATTGCAAGAATGCATTATTGCAGTGAGTAGAGAAGTACTGTAAAGTaacattatattacattatataacATTATATAACATTATATTATTAAGTTTACATTACATTCAACATGTACTAATAATTACAGGTATTTTTTACATGTTGAATATAATGtaaatttgtttaaatattgtaaaaaaaatttaCGCTGTGTGATTTCTACATCTGCTCACCGTATATCACCAGAGTAGTACGTCCACTCAAGATTGTTCCATCTTGTACAATGTTAACACTGTATTCTGCAGTCTCATTCAGAGTGAGACTCCTGAGCTCCAAAGACGCAGTAGATGGGAAGAAGGTGATCCTGCCTTCATACTCAGGTCCAATAGTTTCTTCTGAGTTAATTACGATTATTATAGGCGTAGAGAAATTAAAACTCCAGGTCACAGATTGAAACGGTTTGTCTGTTGGCGTCAGTGTTGTAGTGAACATCACCGTTTCTCCTACAGCTGCATTCAGAGGACCATCAGGCAACACACCAGCTCCTTCAGTGAAAACTGCGGGAGACAAATAAGAAAGAGGTGATCCTGCCTTCATACTCTTGTCCAGTAGTGTTTTCTGAGTTAGTTGAGCTTATTATAATTTTTGACATATTTAAACTTCAGGATACAGAAtaaaacagtgtttttgttgGAATCAGTGTTGTAGTGATCCAACAAAACTATCAGGCAACATACCAGCTCCTTTAATTAAACATGAAGGAGACATATTTTTGTTTgactaaatgaaattaaaacatTGCAtctgaaaatagaaaataattagctgtatttttttttttatttcagtgtttaatTGGAGGTTCACCTGCAAGACAATATAAATTGCTACAAGAAACAATCATGTGTCACTGACAGATGCAGGGACAAATCCAGACACGATGAGCCTAAAAGAGACACAAGGGAAACTCAACAAGAGTTTCCCTTGTGTTCCCTTGTTTTTCTAATTTGTGTCTCCCTGTCTCCTCTGTCCATCTGGAATTAGTTTTGAAAGATATGTCTCAAGTACTCAGATGCATTTAGAGgagaaaggagacaggaggagctATGATGAAGGATCAAAGGAGTGTCCTTTGCAGAAATGCTTACATTCAGTGTCTAAAAGAGGAATGATACACAAATGTAATATATAAACCATGGTGTGAGGAAGACCTAAACATCTGTTTCCATCTGTTTTAGTCTTTTAGGATAATCAGTGGcattctttgtctgtgtgtagctctaaacataaaaaaatgtgataaaatTAAACTGTAgttgaattaaaagaaaacaatttatGATGCAGCTCTTGCAAAGATCACATTTAATTGAGCTTGTTGACTTgatgtcagttttatttatgtattattcacattattttattgtataatgccttggtgccactggattttagcATGTTTCACATTCATGCAGTTAGACAGATGGTTGGGGTCTGGTAAAGAAGTTGGgtgaagcagacaactccacaggaagagtcttttaTCTCTTCGatgactctgggaggtagcaagggagtgtgaaccttaaggtgtgaaactcgcttttgcaactttgtacttttgtgttactcgcagcaacaactccacctcattgttagtccatttaaaaaactcggtgcttttcctcaacattttgcgTTTCAAACGTTTCAAAGAGCTGGAAAGTAAATaagcggcagacagaaatgaggcaggtcgaatcttcttgtttttcacgcatgcgcagtactggaacaTAAGTGTTTTCGGCCTTTCCAATGTGGACGgacaactctgtgaaaatgactgaaaatgctagtgtggacgcggagcgttttcagatgaaaacgccGCTTTCAAATCTATCcaggctagtgtggacgtagacTACGCacagtgtggacgtagcctgatgGCCATGCTTGGCACAGTTAGGGACTCTGCTGATCGTGTGCCCCGCAATGATGCATTCCCTCACCAAGCttggttctgtttgttttgattaaagaatgttagctaccgctcactgcttgtctgcaggctttattaaatGGAAAACGTCCACAACACGCTGATGAGGAGTAAAGAAGAGAAGTAAAATCACTTAAAGTGACAAGAAAaacagtgtatttaaaattcattGAGACAACAAGGAGATGTAGACAGGGTtacaaaagaggaaaagaaacataaagaaaaaagaaagctcaaaaaacaaaacaaaggcaaaacAAACATCTTATGATTTCAACATTCAAGAATCAGTGTTCAGCGACTGAAAGAAATAGGAGGATTAAGGATTACTAGAGAAACCAATCATAACACTGCTCTCTTTATCTCATTTAATGTATACTATCAGTATGCAAACCTGCTCCTTAAGAAACTGATCCATGGAAAACCATTGGAAAAGTATTCCTGTGTAGAATATTCAGGTTTCAAATGATTAAACGTGAACTAGAAGTTTTCAGCAGATATCTCATGAAGACTATGATATAAATATTAGTCAAACAAATTACTTTAAGGACATATTAAAAGGAAATTGAGGAAGTAAAACTTTAAAGTCAAGGTGAGCAGACAGTTTTTTCTGCCACCTCAAGcaatccaatccaactttatttataaagcactttaaagcacagcacaggaccaaagtgctgtacagtaaatacagtggcttgcaaaagtattcggcccccttgaacttttccacattttgtcacattacagccacaaacatgaatcaattttattggaattccacgtgaaagaccaatacaaagtgttgtacacgtgagaagtggaacgaaaatcatacatgattccaaacatttttttacaactaaataactgaaaagtggggtgtgcgtaattactcagccccctttggtctgagtgcagtcagttgcccatagacgtTGCCTGATGAGcactaatgactaaatagagtgcacctgtgtgtaatctaatgtcagtacaaatacagctgctctgtgacggcctcagaggttgtctaagagaatattgggagcaacaacaccatgaagtccaaagaacacaccagacaggtcagggataaagttattgagaaataatttaaagcaggcttaggctacaaaaagatttcccaagccttgaacatcccacggagcactgttcaagcgatcactcagaaatggaaggagtatggcacaactgtaaacctaccaagacaaggtcgtccacctaaactcacaggccgaacaaggagagcgctgatcagaaatgcagccaacaggcccatggtgactctggacgagctgcagagatctacagctcaggtgggggaatctgtccataggacaactattagtcgtgcactgcacaaagttggcctttatggaagagtggcaagaagaaagccattgttaacagaaaaccataagaagtcccgtttgcagtttgccacaagccatgtgggggacacagcaaacatgtggaagaaggtgctctggtcagatgagaccaaaatggaactttttggccaaaatgcaaaacgctatgtgtggcggaaaactaacactgcacatcactctgaacacaccatccccactgtcaaatatggtggtggcagcatcatgctctgggggtgcttctcttcagcagggacagggaagctggtcagagtcgatgggaagatggatggagccaaatacagggcaatcttggaagaaaacctcttggagtctgcaaaagacttgagactggggcggaggttcaccttccagcaggacaacgaccctaaacataaagccagggcaacaatgtaatggtttaaaacaaaacatatccatgtgttagaatggcccagtcaaagtccagatctaaatccaatcgagaatctgtggcaagatctgaaaactgctgttcacaaacgctgtccatctaatctgactgagctggagctgttttgcaaagaagaatgggcaaagatttcagtctgtagatgtgcaaagctggtagagacataccctaaaagactggcagctgtaattgcagcaaaaggtggttctacaaagtattgactcagggggctgaataattacgcacaccccacttttcagttatttatttgtaaaaaatgtttggaatcatgtatgattttcgttccacttctcacgtgtacaccactttgtattggtctttcacatggaattccaataaaattgattcatgtttgtggctgtaatgtgacaaaatgtggaaaagttcaagggggccaaatacttttgcaagccactgtaagatAAGgacaatagaataaaaaaaacagcaaaaactaaaacatataatacataaaaattaaaacagcccttcattaaaaaaaacaagataaaacagcaTAGAATCAACTAAAACaagtacaataaaaataaaaataaaaccaacatcTCACAAGGAGTCAAAGGCCGGGGTGAAGAGATGGGTTTTCAGAAGTAATTTAAAAACAGGTAGAGAAGAGCCCTGTCTAATCTCTAAAGGCAGATTGTTCAACAGGTTTGGAGCTGCTACAGCAAAAGCACGATCTCCGCTAAGTTTACGCTCAGTACTGGGTACATTCAGGAACAGccgatcagctgacctgagagagcAGGTAGGCGTATAAGGCTGTAGCAGCTCAGCGAGATAAGATGGGACTAGGCCATGGAttgctttaaaagcaaataaaagaattttaaaatgaatcctaaaaACAATTAGCAGCCAGTGAAGTGAAGCTAAAATAGGGGAAAAGTGCTCAAACTTTCGATTGCCAGTTAAAAGATGAGCTGCAGCATTTTCCACCCTCTGTAAATGAGTAACGTATGAAGCACTGACCCCTatataaagtgcattacagtaatccagccaAATGCTAACAAAGGTGTGGATAACTGTCTCAAAGTGCTGCCATGAAAGAATTGGCTTTATTTTAGCAAACTGCCTGAGTTGAAAGAAGCTAGATTTTATGACTGCCTTAATCTGACTGTCAAGCTTCAGTTCAGAGTCCACTTTGACTCCCAGGTTTGTGACAGTTGGCTTATTATACTGGGCCAACGTGTCTAAATGCACACTGGGGGTCTCAGTGGGACTACCAAAAACCATCACCTCAGTCTTTTTgtcattgaattttaaaaagttaagagACATTCAAGCCTTAATGCCATCAAGACACTGAAGTAATGGCTTTATGGaatatgtgccttttttctttagagGAAAATAGATCTGACAGTCATCGGCACACAGGTGAAATGCAATGCTGTGCTTTCTCAGTATAAAACCAAGAGGAGGCAGATACAAAGAAAAGAGGAGGGGGCCTAGAACTAAGCCCTGTGGAACACGACACAAGAGAAGAGCGGAGGACAACACATAGTCACAGAGACTGACACAAAAAGTTCACCCCGCCAAGTAGGACCTGAACAAACAgggtcctgtttgtggactttagttcgGCTTTTAATACCATTGTGCCTGAACTTCACTTCTGCAAACTCTCCCAACTCAGCGTATCACCACACAGCAAAATCTCCAGTGTTAATTCAACTCCTATAGTGTTAAAGTTAACACTTTTCCAGTGTTTATATAATTCTCACTGGTTTAGAGTTAAAGTAACACTTTGCAAAGTGTTATTATTTTAACTCCATTGTAGTGTTAAAAATATAACACCCATAGTGTTAAAATTTCACTCTGTATGGTGTGAAGTGTCTTCACTCAGAGTGTAACTACCTAACATTTATAGTGTTGTTTTAGGACACTGATAAGTGTTCACTTTTACACTGGCTTGGGTTAACTCTTTTCACTGAGGGTGTTACTACACAACAACTATGGTGTTATTCATGACACTtttaagtgtttattttcacaCTGGATTGTGTTGACTGTTTTCACTTAGAGTGTTATTCTGTAACTTTTACAGTGTTATTTTGGCACTTTAAAGTGACATATATGAGCTTTTAAATACTAGTCTGTATTAATTGTCTGAATACAAAAATGCATTAAAGTGCAATTACTGTATGACTACTGTGTTACATTCAGTGAAAATCCTTGTTAAGTCCCTTTACAGGATAAAAggagaaaacataaaattgGTCACATAagcattttaataaatattaaattccAAGCACCATACAGCATACGTTCACAACAAAAATAATGGCACAATGTACagaccatcatcatcaccataaGCACTTTGCAAATCAAAGGGCTTGTATATTTCAATACAGTCTGCTTTAACAACATCTTGTAATCTGTCAAAATCAGCTTGAAATGACTCTGAGGGTTCTGCATCACCACTTTGACAACAATCTTCATCATGAAcactatttaaatgtttttttaaaccagaataTGTAGTGAACTGACGGCTGCAACCATCTTGTGAACAAGCCAACTTAAATTTGGTGCTTGGATAAAAACTGTGACCTAGTCGCAAATGACTTATCAAAGCCTGACTGGTGCTATGCAGAGTTTGAcagataaaacatttaaacatggtTCTCATTCAATATTTTGGCACGCAACTCACGAACACGTGGTGACTCATCTGTTGAGGTGGCATCAATGTTGAATATGGTGGTCTGCacaaaactgtagagatgaacCAGTGACTCGTCGTAAGATAAGTTGAACACGTAGTGGGATTTGAAAAGTTCATCAAAAGCACTGAGTGAGCTGGTGGCTTGGCAGGGGATGAGCTGTTTGTCCACTGCGATGTAGAAGGTGTCAATGCTGTTCTGGGTTCGACCAACAGCGAGGATGTATGGTTGTTTACCATCTCTTGCTTGCAAGTGTTCATCAATGCTGCAGCATGACTAAAAACAAATGAGATATTGACATATAGGCCTAGCTTATACTTGCTGAGTATGAACCATTCATTCAGTTTGACATTATGTGCCTTGCTAACTTATTACAAAATACTAAGACACATACTTCATGGAGAGGAAAActaaaaagtgcaaaaactgaaaaagtgttttgtaggattttaaaaagtgagacaACATATTTACCTTGTGAAAGTGCACCATTTTGTGTGCTGCATCAGTTGGACTTATTTTGGTTCTCCTCTTTCGTCCAGCTGTGGGTGGCAAAAGTTGAAGGAGTAGCAGCAGAGAGGCCATGTCACTGTCCCAGTCTGTGTATGGTTGAATTTATAAAACAATTTCAAAATgacaggtaaaaataaatattattaaaatcaAACAAGCATGGTGCGACGCCTACCATTTGCATCACTCTCTGTTGGTTTCTCAGCAGCTTTTATCAAACGACACAGGTCAGTTGACTGAGTCAGCTGTTTGGCTTCTTTAATAACCTTTGGCTTGAATGACATGTCCCACTTCTCAAGCAACTTGGTGGCTGTTTCAGCAccaaacagcagcaggaagTCTTGATTGACCTGTTCATCATACACACAGGACATAAAGACAGTGCTCAACATTGTTTACATTGCAATGTGATTTTGACCAATATGGAATATAGCCTGACTGGGATGACCAATGATCACATCTTTTACTGTTGCCatccacatcagcaaaacaaaaaaaaaaggattaacAGTTGAAAATATCAAGTGATTTGACTTACTAGTCCTTTGACATCCAAAAAGCGTGGAAATGTTTTGAAGACATCTGCAGTTCTTTGTGGATCATGCACCAGATCCTGGCGATGTTGGAACGTCATTTTCATCTTCTGAAATACACTTGCTTCATCAGGAGAGTGAACAAGAAATGAGATGGCCTCCTTGCAGGCATCTCCATCAAGTTGCTGAGGCAATGTGGTTGCTAACCTCCTGCGCTTAGGCCCTTGTTCGTGATGCACTGGGACTTCCTTCACTGGCCGTTTGGTTGTAGACCTGGACATGGTTTTGAGGCGCCACGCTACATATCCAGTGCCTTTCACTCCGTCGTAGAAATGCTCCTGTCACATTTAAACatagatgaaaaataaacatcaaatgCGATCTTACAGACTTTGCAGATTCAGCAAAAAGAAACCCAAGGACTATTATCATGTAACAGGTGCAATACATGTTAAACAACATCCACAATTTCAATACAGTTTTATGACAATAGTTATTACGAAAGAGGAAttaagatttttcttttaaatcatttaGCTGATGTAATTATTCCATGATGAAAACTAAATAATGTGCTGTTTTACAATCACTGCATGACTTACATAGCCGTTTGGAGAAAATGGATCCTTCAATGAGGGAAAGAGTGTAATTATTCCAAGGGCATATTTCTCCTTTTGCTTACGGGAGGGAATTCTGCTATAGAGGAAATACAATTGACAATGTTAAATCAGAAGTATGTGTCTTTACTGCAGTATACATTACAAGAATATTCCATATGGCCcatctttacttttttattagGTACTATTACTCTTACCCATGTCTCTCAGTCATATCACTTGCCAATATGTTAACAAGCTGCCGCCGGGTGCGGTGGCTCAGTGAATTTTCGGCATTGTATTCTTCAAGAATTTCCTCTCCACCAGGTTTCCTAGTCAAGGCATTTTTAACCATCTGCTCATATAAAAgggaaaataataacaataaaaacttgTTTGTCAGTAAAGGTGAAAGTTTAGAGGAATGTCAACAAACCTGTGAAAGACATATCTAGCAAGAAGCACTAACTTCTACTAACATTTTTTCATACAGGGCAAGTTGGGAACCACCATGTTTTGAATTTCAATTTGTATAACAATCTACAGTATAAATGGTGTCAactcaaaaatacaaaagacattttctgttctcaaTTACCTCTTTTGCAGCCTCTGACACAGAAACATTTGGTGCAGAACTGTCTTTGCTGGATCTACTGCGGCCTGCAGGAATGCCCTTTTCCCTGAGGTCACTGTCACTTGATGAAAGTGATATAGTGTCCGTGAGGGAAGATAATGTATCCGAGGAGGATGGTGTGGAATGAGCTAAAGGACAAAAATCTTTGGGAGAGATGATTTGGTTAACTTTCTTTAGGCTACTCCACAATGCCATTAATAACACAATTTCAATGTTCATGTTCAGACAACATTCTATACAAATATGACCCAGCCCTGTCCACTGTCATGTATATTGCATGAAGACAGGTCAATGTCATCTGCATCAAGAGCAAAAGAACTTGGCTCTACATTGAGTGGGCTATACTCTGAAAATTTAAGTTATGATAACATTTACCTTCATCTGAAATCTTTTCACGTATTGTCAGGCATAGGTCTGGTTGGGCCTCCAGTAACTCCAGAAAAATGTCTTCTTCGACAGCTGTGTCAGTTTCATCGAAAATATCAAGGTCAGCAGCAT
The genomic region above belongs to Oreochromis niloticus isolate F11D_XX linkage group LG11, O_niloticus_UMD_NMBU, whole genome shotgun sequence and contains:
- the LOC109199857 gene encoding uncharacterized protein LOC109199857, which encodes MLLKVKYLNVKKYIKLHAGFTYLEFISEAKTKFGLPDAADLDIFDETDTAVEEDIFLELLEAQPDLCLTIREKISDEDFCPLAHSTPSSSDTLSSLTDTISLSSSDSDLREKGIPAGRSRSSKDSSAPNVSVSEAAKEVIENRKCLLYF